A stretch of Paenibacillus sp. URB8-2 DNA encodes these proteins:
- a CDS encoding methyl-accepting chemotaxis protein: MVQKLSPNEKKESASKPLEESHSADNRKPWSKGMIPSKLKLRWPNKRQPKGLSKPMAEAAQSGERAEEKAGFKGLAGKLLHGFSDMGIRGKLFLSVIVSVVIIFTIMASVIYVNAKKVIVNDLRQSLDYEKGLISSKVNDLLLPAGDSVQLLGVNAFVRDYIASVPSPDQVKTTEGYTELVRTLNLTKGNNKNLQNVYIGLDGVNKVITQDEFEPPADYNMKERAWYTTTVKNNRLTVTDPYIDAGSGKMVVTLSAPILDDSGKLIGVAGADISIEQITKELKDFNYRGSGFALLVNKTGTFMYHPNSDYILLKKIGELGADWKAVGDKMVQWGANVMKTDIDGRSNYVSYAPAVDHQWAVALVVPSGDAESALKTFQLIFILSILASIVILGLLLYFVSGSLLKPIPVLTSAFGAAMNGDLSVRANFKAVGEMKLLAMGFNEMISSQQIMIGEIMRTSRSISSAVENTEKNIFALDENIADVSATTEELSAGMQQTAASMEEMNASTLEIESAINNIALKAQEGAGSAREINERAERLKQSAIESRQAADRLYGQSEEKLRNAIEQSRSIEQIKVLTKAILEISAQTNLLSLNASIEAARAGEAGRGFAVVAEEIRKLAENSREAVGEIMQVTGSVVTAVGSLVEGAEDILQFVDKQVLHDYDAMQQTGSLYSEDAKYVEDLATDFSATTEELLASIQNMLSAISETTIATNEGAEGAGSIAERSEQIISQSSGIVTEMEEIRQSASALLNTVSRFKA; this comes from the coding sequence ATGGTACAAAAATTATCTCCTAATGAAAAAAAAGAGTCGGCTTCCAAGCCGTTAGAGGAGAGTCACTCTGCAGACAATCGCAAACCGTGGTCAAAAGGAATGATCCCGTCAAAGCTGAAGCTTCGCTGGCCGAACAAACGGCAGCCTAAAGGGCTGTCTAAACCTATGGCGGAAGCGGCGCAGTCAGGAGAGCGTGCGGAAGAAAAGGCGGGATTCAAGGGCTTAGCCGGTAAATTACTGCACGGTTTCTCCGACATGGGGATCAGAGGCAAGTTGTTTTTGTCCGTTATCGTGTCCGTCGTTATCATCTTTACAATCATGGCATCCGTCATTTACGTCAACGCCAAAAAGGTTATCGTCAATGATTTGCGCCAATCGCTTGATTATGAGAAAGGCCTGATCTCATCAAAAGTGAACGATCTGCTGCTGCCGGCCGGCGACAGTGTGCAGCTGCTGGGCGTCAACGCTTTTGTGAGAGACTACATCGCAAGCGTACCTTCGCCGGACCAAGTCAAGACGACGGAAGGATACACCGAACTTGTTCGCACACTGAATCTTACCAAGGGCAACAACAAGAATCTGCAGAACGTATATATCGGTCTGGATGGCGTCAACAAGGTCATAACCCAGGATGAATTCGAGCCTCCGGCTGACTACAACATGAAGGAGCGAGCTTGGTATACCACAACGGTTAAGAACAACCGTCTTACGGTGACAGACCCTTATATTGACGCCGGCTCCGGCAAAATGGTTGTTACTCTTAGCGCTCCGATTCTGGACGACAGCGGCAAGCTGATCGGCGTGGCGGGTGCGGACATTTCCATTGAGCAAATCACGAAGGAACTGAAAGATTTCAACTACAGGGGCAGCGGATTTGCGCTGCTGGTCAACAAGACGGGCACCTTCATGTACCACCCGAACAGCGACTATATCCTGCTTAAGAAGATCGGCGAACTGGGTGCGGACTGGAAAGCGGTCGGCGACAAAATGGTACAATGGGGCGCAAATGTTATGAAGACGGATATTGACGGCCGCTCCAATTATGTTTCTTATGCTCCCGCAGTAGACCATCAATGGGCGGTAGCGCTTGTCGTGCCTTCGGGGGACGCGGAGAGCGCCCTGAAAACTTTCCAGCTTATTTTCATTTTGTCGATTCTGGCTTCGATTGTCATTCTGGGCCTCCTGCTGTATTTCGTTTCCGGCAGTCTTTTGAAGCCGATTCCGGTCTTGACCTCCGCCTTCGGGGCCGCGATGAACGGGGACCTGTCGGTACGAGCCAATTTCAAGGCCGTAGGGGAAATGAAGCTTTTGGCCATGGGCTTTAATGAAATGATCTCCTCCCAGCAAATTATGATTGGAGAAATCATGCGAACCTCGCGCAGCATTTCGAGTGCGGTGGAAAATACGGAGAAAAATATCTTCGCTCTGGACGAGAACATTGCGGACGTGTCCGCCACGACCGAAGAATTATCGGCGGGAATGCAGCAAACGGCTGCCTCCATGGAGGAAATGAACGCCAGTACGCTGGAGATCGAGAGCGCCATTAATAACATCGCCTTGAAGGCGCAGGAAGGCGCAGGGTCGGCCAGGGAGATCAATGAGCGCGCCGAGCGGCTTAAGCAGTCGGCCATCGAGTCCCGCCAGGCGGCGGACCGGCTCTACGGGCAGAGCGAAGAGAAGCTTCGGAACGCGATCGAGCAGTCCCGGTCGATCGAACAGATCAAGGTTCTGACGAAAGCTATACTGGAGATTTCCGCGCAGACGAACCTGCTGTCGCTGAACGCCTCCATCGAGGCGGCGCGGGCTGGAGAAGCGGGGCGGGGATTCGCCGTGGTCGCTGAGGAAATCCGCAAGCTGGCGGAAAATTCCCGGGAGGCCGTAGGAGAAATTATGCAGGTCACTGGCTCGGTTGTTACGGCGGTGGGCAGTCTCGTCGAAGGGGCAGAGGATATCCTGCAATTTGTGGACAAGCAGGTCCTGCACGATTACGACGCCATGCAGCAGACGGGCTCACTGTACAGTGAAGACGCCAAGTATGTAGAAGATCTGGCGACGGATTTCAGCGCCACTACGGAGGAACTGCTTGCCTCTATCCAAAATATGCTGAGCGCCATCAGTGAAACGACGATAGCCACGAACGAAGGCGCCGAGGGCGCGGGCAGCATTGCCGAAAGATCGGAGCAGATTATCAGCCAATCCAGCGGCATTGTGACGGAGATGGAAGAGATCCGGCAGAGCGCGTCGGCGCTGCTGAATACTGTGTCCCGTTTTAAGGCATAA
- the purH gene encoding bifunctional phosphoribosylaminoimidazolecarboxamide formyltransferase/IMP cyclohydrolase, translating into MSIKRALVSVSDKRGIVVFCRELSALGVEIISTGGTSTLLAKEGVPVIGISDVTGFPEIMDGRVKTLHPAVHSGLLAVRDNEEHTRQMTELGLDYIDLVVVNLYPFAETIAKPDVTYEEAIENIDIGGPTMLRSAAKNHAFVSVVVDADDYASVLEEVRAGGDTTLETRKRLAAKVFRHTAAYDALISDYLSNVTGEPLPERYTVTYEKIQDLRYGENPHQKAAFYRTPLAAQDTLTGAEQLHGKELSYNNINDANAALQIVKEFNEPAVVAVKHMNPCGVGIGESILEAYQKAYNADPVSIFGGIVAANRYIDSDTANLLKEIFLEIILAPGFTDEALEILSKKKNIRLLKIGGLGAAAERKSSFVVTTVEGGMVVQESDVHSINPDDLKVVTDRKPTEEELKQLLFGWKVVKHVKSNAIVLAADDMTVGVGAGQMNRVGAAKIAIEQAGDKAKGAVLASDAFFPMGDTLEFAAKAGITAVIQPGGSVRDEESIKVANEHGIAMVFTGVRHFKH; encoded by the coding sequence GTGAGTATCAAAAGAGCGCTGGTCAGCGTATCGGATAAACGGGGCATCGTGGTCTTTTGCCGCGAGCTGTCGGCATTGGGCGTAGAAATCATCTCCACGGGCGGAACGAGCACCCTTTTGGCAAAAGAAGGCGTGCCGGTTATCGGTATCTCCGACGTGACGGGCTTTCCCGAAATCATGGACGGGCGCGTCAAAACGCTGCATCCCGCCGTTCACAGCGGTCTGCTGGCGGTTCGGGACAACGAGGAGCATACGCGCCAGATGACCGAACTCGGTCTGGATTACATCGACCTGGTTGTCGTGAATCTGTACCCGTTCGCGGAGACGATCGCAAAGCCGGATGTAACATACGAGGAAGCGATCGAGAACATCGACATCGGCGGACCGACCATGCTGCGTTCGGCGGCGAAGAACCATGCGTTTGTAAGCGTGGTGGTGGATGCCGACGATTACGCGAGCGTGCTTGAAGAAGTGCGCGCGGGCGGCGACACGACGCTTGAAACCCGCAAACGGCTTGCGGCAAAAGTATTCCGCCACACGGCGGCTTACGACGCTCTGATCTCCGACTATCTGTCCAATGTGACCGGCGAACCGCTGCCGGAGCGCTACACGGTAACTTACGAGAAAATCCAGGATCTGCGCTATGGCGAAAACCCGCATCAAAAGGCGGCATTCTATCGTACACCGCTGGCGGCTCAGGACACGCTGACCGGCGCCGAGCAGCTGCACGGCAAGGAATTGTCCTACAACAACATCAACGACGCCAACGCGGCGCTGCAAATCGTCAAGGAGTTCAATGAACCGGCGGTTGTGGCGGTGAAGCATATGAATCCATGCGGTGTCGGCATCGGCGAGAGCATCTTGGAAGCTTACCAAAAAGCTTACAACGCCGATCCGGTCTCCATCTTCGGTGGCATCGTGGCGGCTAACCGCTACATCGATTCCGATACGGCGAATCTGCTCAAGGAAATTTTCCTGGAAATCATTCTGGCTCCCGGATTTACGGACGAAGCGCTGGAAATTTTATCGAAGAAGAAAAATATCCGTCTGCTGAAAATCGGCGGGCTTGGCGCGGCCGCAGAGCGGAAGAGCAGCTTTGTCGTCACAACGGTTGAGGGTGGCATGGTCGTACAGGAAAGCGACGTTCACTCCATTAACCCGGACGATCTTAAAGTCGTAACCGACCGCAAACCGACCGAAGAAGAACTGAAGCAGCTTCTGTTCGGCTGGAAGGTTGTCAAGCATGTGAAGTCGAACGCTATCGTGCTTGCAGCGGACGACATGACAGTCGGCGTGGGCGCGGGACAAATGAACCGCGTGGGCGCTGCGAAGATTGCCATCGAGCAGGCCGGAGACAAAGCCAAAGGCGCGGTGCTGGCTTCAGACGCATTCTTCCCAATGGGCGATACGCTAGAATTTGCAGCTAAAGCGGGCATTACGGCAGTCATCCAGCCGGGCGGCTCCGTCCGGGACGAGGAATCGATCAAGGTTGCGAATGAGCACGGAATCGCTATGGTCTTTACCGGCGTCCGTCATTTCAAACACTAG
- the purN gene encoding phosphoribosylglycinamide formyltransferase, translated as MDYSRIAVFASGQGSNFAALAQAQREGRLGGGTIELLVSDRPEALVARRAQEAGVPALLLRPKDFDSREQYETRIVEELQQRGIGLIVLAGYMRLITPVLLSPYEGRIINIHPSLLPAFAGKDAIGQALAYGVKLTGVTVHFVDGGMDTGPVIAQRALAVEDDDTADTLAERIHRIEYELYPEVVAAFAAGKIELDGRKATVRQ; from the coding sequence ATGGATTACAGCCGGATCGCCGTGTTTGCTTCGGGGCAGGGCAGCAATTTTGCGGCGCTGGCGCAGGCGCAGCGTGAAGGGCGGCTGGGCGGTGGCACCATTGAACTGCTCGTGTCCGACCGGCCGGAAGCGCTTGTGGCGCGCCGGGCGCAGGAGGCCGGGGTTCCGGCCCTTCTGCTGCGGCCCAAGGATTTTGACAGCCGCGAGCAGTACGAAACGCGGATTGTAGAGGAGCTTCAGCAGCGCGGGATCGGCCTTATTGTGCTGGCGGGGTATATGCGGCTCATAACCCCGGTGCTGCTGTCCCCCTATGAGGGACGCATCATTAATATTCATCCGTCGCTGCTGCCGGCTTTCGCCGGGAAGGATGCCATCGGACAGGCGCTGGCTTACGGAGTAAAGCTGACGGGAGTGACGGTGCATTTTGTCGATGGAGGCATGGATACGGGGCCTGTCATTGCCCAGCGGGCGCTTGCGGTAGAGGACGACGATACGGCGGATACTCTCGCTGAGCGCATTCACCGGATCGAGTACGAGCTTTATCCGGAAGTGGTCGCCGCTTTTGCAGCCGGAAAAATCGAACTGGACGGAAGAAAAGCAACGGTTCGGCAATAG
- a CDS encoding SEC-C metal-binding domain-containing protein has product MIKIGRNDLCPCGSGKKYKKCCLGKERDAAIPVLSLVGAAAEATVQGTIVQPPAEEQPASGRKSASKGDKLTLPKLRKLVTRDLQWESPAHESLALTLIEQMRYEYDKELIAEALMLWNGFSRIVKPTVKKEGAFCSAIEYFLSEEYGFMLTQGELAGKYEVTQATIARRFKELCAFVEEHTVGGTNEMLPPEIVIGSLKGSDKEKAEELVYRAMEAGSPKSRSQLAKAALEFDPDSAGAYLILADEAENEDEARALLKAGMEAGRRELGSAFFAENKGYFWGIPETRPYIRLCTSYADSCWFAGAADEAAKVLEHILELNPNDNTGARYLLLAVYLYSDRLKEADKLLKAYGEEDGAASFAYDRMVLEFKRHGVTSRLKMLYRVAKGVNKHVPDYLLGAKILPHNLPDFIGMGDANEAIEYVIMHSRLWASVPELLKWMLKQ; this is encoded by the coding sequence TTGATCAAGATTGGAAGAAACGACCTGTGTCCGTGCGGAAGCGGCAAAAAATATAAAAAGTGCTGTCTCGGAAAAGAACGGGACGCCGCAATTCCTGTACTCAGCCTGGTGGGTGCGGCAGCTGAAGCGACTGTGCAGGGCACGATCGTGCAGCCCCCCGCGGAGGAGCAACCCGCTTCAGGGAGGAAGTCCGCTTCCAAAGGGGACAAGCTGACGCTTCCCAAGCTTAGAAAATTAGTTACGCGCGACCTGCAGTGGGAGAGTCCGGCGCATGAAAGCCTGGCTCTCACGCTGATCGAGCAGATGAGATATGAGTATGACAAGGAACTGATCGCGGAAGCGCTGATGCTGTGGAACGGCTTTTCACGAATCGTGAAGCCGACCGTGAAGAAAGAAGGAGCCTTTTGCTCGGCAATAGAATATTTTCTGTCCGAGGAATACGGCTTCATGCTGACCCAGGGCGAGCTTGCCGGGAAATATGAAGTAACCCAAGCCACGATTGCCCGCAGATTTAAGGAACTGTGTGCCTTTGTGGAGGAGCATACGGTTGGAGGAACGAATGAGATGCTTCCGCCTGAAATTGTCATCGGGTCGCTCAAGGGCAGCGATAAGGAGAAGGCGGAAGAACTGGTATACAGAGCGATGGAGGCCGGCTCGCCTAAGTCAAGATCGCAGTTGGCCAAAGCCGCGCTTGAATTTGATCCGGACAGCGCCGGCGCGTATCTTATACTGGCCGATGAGGCGGAAAACGAGGATGAGGCGAGAGCTCTCTTAAAAGCGGGAATGGAAGCTGGCAGGCGGGAGCTGGGCAGCGCCTTCTTCGCTGAGAATAAAGGGTATTTCTGGGGGATTCCCGAGACCCGTCCTTATATACGGCTGTGCACAAGCTATGCGGATTCGTGCTGGTTCGCCGGGGCTGCGGACGAAGCCGCCAAAGTCCTGGAGCATATTCTGGAGCTCAATCCAAATGATAACACAGGCGCGCGTTATCTACTGCTTGCCGTTTATCTGTACAGCGACCGTCTGAAAGAGGCGGACAAGCTCTTGAAAGCATACGGAGAGGAAGATGGTGCCGCTTCGTTTGCCTATGACCGGATGGTGCTCGAATTCAAACGCCATGGCGTAACCTCCCGCCTGAAAATGCTGTATCGCGTAGCAAAGGGCGTGAACAAGCATGTCCCGGATTATCTGCTCGGCGCCAAAATTCTTCCCCACAATCTGCCCGATTTTATCGGGATGGGCGATGCCAACGAAGCAATCGAGTACGTGATCATGCATTCGCGGCTGTGGGCGAGCGTACCGGAGCTGCTGAAGTGGATGCTGAAGCAGTAG
- the purD gene encoding phosphoribosylamine--glycine ligase: protein MDILVIGGGGREHAICWSLSKSPKADKIYCAPGNAGIAEVAECVPIGVFEFDKLAAFAKEKEVGLVVVGPDDPLAAGIVDVLEGEGLKVFGPRKNAAEIEGSKAFMKDLLHKYNIPTAAYRKFSDHSEALAYLREQPLPIVIKADGLAAGKGVTVAYSREEAEKALEDMMVSRIFGESGSQVVIEEFLAGQEMSILAFVDGETVRPMPAAQDHKPVFDGDKGPNTGGMGTYSPLPHIDDSIIREAVEKIIVPTAKAMVSEGRPFRGVLFAGLMISPDGTPKTVEFNARFGDPETQVVLPRLKSDLLEIFLAAVEGRLESLDIQWTDEAAVCVVLASEGYPGTYPKGVPITGLGEGGREGLIFHAGTAFGPDGGIVTSGGRVLGVVGLGAGIAEAREAAYANANRISFDGKQNRTDIAAKALLRQ from the coding sequence ATGGATATTTTGGTGATTGGCGGCGGCGGACGGGAGCATGCAATATGCTGGAGCCTGTCCAAGAGCCCCAAAGCGGATAAAATTTACTGCGCGCCGGGCAATGCTGGGATCGCGGAGGTTGCGGAATGCGTGCCAATCGGCGTATTTGAGTTCGATAAGCTGGCCGCGTTCGCGAAGGAAAAAGAGGTCGGTCTTGTCGTCGTGGGACCGGACGACCCGCTGGCTGCGGGTATTGTAGACGTTCTTGAAGGAGAAGGGCTCAAGGTCTTCGGGCCGCGCAAAAACGCGGCCGAGATTGAAGGCAGCAAGGCGTTCATGAAGGACCTGCTGCATAAATACAATATTCCGACGGCGGCTTACCGTAAATTCAGCGACCACAGCGAGGCGCTGGCATATTTGCGGGAGCAGCCGCTGCCGATTGTCATCAAGGCGGACGGCCTTGCGGCGGGCAAAGGCGTAACCGTTGCCTATTCCCGCGAGGAAGCGGAGAAGGCGCTGGAGGATATGATGGTATCCCGCATCTTCGGAGAGTCCGGCAGTCAGGTCGTAATCGAAGAGTTTCTGGCGGGACAGGAGATGTCGATTCTGGCCTTCGTGGATGGCGAGACGGTGCGTCCGATGCCGGCGGCGCAGGACCACAAGCCGGTCTTTGACGGCGACAAAGGTCCCAATACCGGCGGGATGGGCACCTACTCTCCGCTGCCGCATATCGATGATTCCATCATTCGCGAAGCGGTGGAGAAGATTATCGTCCCCACGGCCAAGGCCATGGTCTCCGAAGGCCGGCCTTTCCGGGGCGTCCTGTTCGCGGGATTGATGATTTCGCCGGACGGTACACCCAAAACCGTCGAATTCAACGCCCGCTTCGGCGATCCGGAGACTCAGGTCGTCCTGCCGAGGCTGAAGAGCGATCTGCTGGAGATCTTCCTGGCGGCGGTGGAAGGCCGTCTGGAGAGCTTGGATATCCAGTGGACCGACGAGGCGGCCGTCTGTGTCGTATTGGCTTCGGAAGGATACCCGGGTACCTATCCGAAAGGCGTGCCGATCACCGGGCTGGGCGAAGGCGGACGTGAAGGGCTCATTTTTCATGCCGGTACGGCATTTGGTCCTGACGGCGGCATCGTGACCAGCGGCGGACGGGTGCTCGGCGTTGTCGGGCTCGGTGCCGGGATCGCGGAAGCGCGGGAAGCCGCTTATGCGAACGCGAACCGGATTTCCTTTGACGGCAAGCAGAACCGGACCGATATCGCAGCCAAAGCGTTATTAAGACAATAG
- the ilvA gene encoding threonine ammonia-lyase IlvA: MKESDNRIVGLEDIVRAHHMLREVIVRTPLQRDAVLSAKYDCNVYLKREDLQVVRSFKIRGAYNMIRSLSEEERNRGIVCASAGNHAQGVAFSCRALGIHGKVYMPSTTPNQKVKQVRRFGGDYVEVVLKGDTFDDAYEEAMQACVEHGMTLIHPFDEPKIIAGNGTIAMEVMESMSEPADFVFVTIGGGGLAAGVGSYVKTVSPSTKVIGVEPSGAASMSEAFKRGEVVTLPEIDKFVDGAAVKRVGGLTYDICSRALDDIVKVPEGKACTAILELYNENAIVVEPAGSLPVAALDLYRDQIRGKTVVCIVSGGNNDIDRMQEIKERSLIYEGLKHYFMINFPQRAGALREFLSEVIGPEDDITRFEYTKKNDKENGPALVGIELLSKEAYEPLLERMKLKGVDYVELNKDLNLFNMLI, translated from the coding sequence ATGAAGGAAAGCGACAACCGGATCGTGGGGCTGGAAGACATCGTGCGGGCGCATCACATGCTGCGGGAAGTCATTGTCCGGACTCCGCTGCAGCGCGACGCGGTGCTGTCGGCCAAGTACGATTGCAATGTATATTTAAAGCGCGAGGACCTTCAGGTCGTGCGCTCATTCAAAATCCGCGGGGCTTACAATATGATCCGCAGCCTGTCCGAAGAGGAAAGAAACCGGGGGATCGTCTGCGCCAGTGCGGGCAACCATGCGCAGGGCGTCGCCTTCTCCTGCCGTGCGCTCGGTATTCACGGCAAAGTGTATATGCCCAGCACCACTCCCAATCAGAAGGTGAAACAGGTTCGGCGGTTCGGCGGTGATTATGTCGAAGTGGTGCTCAAGGGAGATACGTTCGACGACGCCTACGAAGAAGCGATGCAGGCCTGCGTTGAGCACGGCATGACGCTCATTCATCCGTTCGACGAGCCCAAGATCATTGCCGGCAACGGAACGATTGCGATGGAAGTGATGGAGAGTATGAGCGAACCGGCCGATTTTGTGTTCGTGACGATCGGCGGCGGAGGGCTGGCGGCGGGCGTGGGTTCCTATGTGAAGACGGTCAGCCCTTCTACCAAGGTTATCGGCGTGGAGCCGTCGGGAGCTGCCTCCATGAGCGAGGCGTTCAAGCGGGGAGAGGTCGTTACGCTGCCGGAAATCGACAAGTTCGTCGACGGCGCGGCGGTGAAGCGGGTTGGAGGACTTACGTACGATATCTGTTCCCGCGCGCTGGACGACATCGTCAAGGTGCCGGAGGGCAAGGCCTGCACAGCGATATTGGAGCTGTATAACGAGAATGCCATCGTGGTGGAGCCGGCAGGCTCGCTGCCGGTCGCGGCACTGGACCTGTACCGAGATCAGATCCGGGGCAAGACGGTCGTCTGCATCGTGAGCGGCGGCAATAATGATATCGACCGGATGCAGGAGATTAAAGAGCGCTCGCTGATCTATGAAGGATTGAAGCATTATTTTATGATTAACTTCCCCCAGCGGGCGGGCGCGCTGCGCGAATTTTTGTCAGAGGTGATCGGTCCCGAGGACGATATTACCCGGTTTGAATATACGAAGAAGAACGACAAGGAGAACGGTCCGGCCCTCGTCGGCATCGAGCTGCTGTCCAAGGAAGCCTACGAGCCGCTTCTTGAGCGGATGAAGCTCAAGGGCGTGGATTATGTAGAACTGAACAAGGACTTGAATCTGTTCAATATGCTGATCTAG